From the genome of Ptychodera flava strain L36383 chromosome 13, AS_Pfla_20210202, whole genome shotgun sequence:
ACTGATATTGTCCGCAAGACCGTCGGAAACTGAAAAGAATATTTCACCACATTTCTCTTCATTGATTGTCGTTTtttcttccaaatattttgtaatcgTAACTCTTCTTCACATTATGGTTGACTTCATGCAAATACTTTTACAAGTAAAAGCGAGATTGTCTTAGATACAGTTAATTTAATTAACCCATCGAGCTGCGTACTACTGCGTATCATTATCAATATAGACAACATATTTCTTGGACAAAAAACGATCAAATACAGATAGAACATAAACACACATTCGTTTTCCACAGTACGTTATATGCCCCGTCAGAAATGCAAAGTGTGAAATTATACGGGATTTTACATATCTATGGTTTAACATGTCATGTGTCTAGAGCTGCGTTGCTTGCTCTCAACTTTACGTAAGGAACTGACGGAAGTTCTCACCCGTGAACTGCAAATTATGCCCATTCGTTATTTGAATCGATGTTCTGTGTCCGGTTTCTGCGCCTGCGTAGACGATCGCATCGCTGGTGTTGTCCGCCGCCGGGGAACTGAACAGATACATCCAGGTAGAAATGCTGAACCCATTCTGGCACGTGATTGGGTGACTGATACAGTGTGTCGTGCGAATATCTAAATATGTACCTCTATCTTCCAGTTTCGGATAGACACCAATGCCAGCACGTCCTGTTCTGTGGGTGTAGCCTCCGCCAATCAGTTTGTATTGTGCTTCGTTTGATAAGGATTTGTATTCTTCCGCGAGCAGATGGAAGGGATTTACCGTCACATTTGGTGCGGCTGAGAGAGAGAATGTTTAAGTCATTTTATCCAACAAGGTACTAAAATCAAAGTGCCAGATAAGTGTGAACATGTCTCACAAGCGTCttacaaaagtaacaaaatcaACATAATTCAGACGAATTGTTAAATTGAGTAAGAAATACCAGCAAAATACAAAGATAATTAATGCACTCTCGGTACTCATTAAAGCCCATCCATCATGTATGGTTTACGGACACGGAAAGCTTAGTTGGAATTTGAAAGTTCGTTGTCTCTCACTTACAGATCGTCTGTCCAACAAGGTCACTCGGCAATACTTCAAGGATGTTGCTGAAATTATAGTTTGGCGTCATATCTGTGAAGtaagaattgaaaaaattccaattaAGAATAATACCTAGAGTAAACAAATTTACTCACTTGATAGGCTAGTATTTAATATTCAGAACCTACCTATAGGGTTTACAACTATCTGAGGATCGTCACGACGGAGACTTAAATTTAGTGTTACCGGTTTTACAAGTTGTGTTTTCACTAAGCTACTATTGAATTTTCTACGTACGTGTAGACTATGACGAATGTGTTGTTGTAAAGTGACACGATAACAGAATAAGTCTATTAAAATTCGTGAGACAAACTCACCGATCTGACAGCTCACTCCGGTAAAAGCAAATGCACATTCGCAGTAATAAAATCCTTTGCGATCATGGCAGCTAGCTCCGTTCTGACATGGGTTGGAGGCGCACTCATCTATTTCTGTAAGCAAAtccaaataaatgcaatgaagATTGCACAGTCATACTCGTCGCCAGTTCATTGATAAACCCTCTTTAGCGTTGTTAACTTGTATCAGTATCAGTGCTAATGTAGTTCGCTGTAATGACGTATTCCCTATTTCTACTCTTGTAGTTTGCATCTGCGGAATAGGAAGTGCTCCTTCTTTTCGGAACCCTTGTCATCACCTCTTTATCACATAATGAAGTATTCATACGCTGTCATGTCgtcaattaatattgtgtgtgtatgttcaTTACCTCTACATTATCTGTTATATTTCTTTGTCAGCTCAGAACTTCGACCCGACGACTCGTGATCGACAGCAAGATCTTGACACACTGTTTATTTTTGAACTAGTACTCATCTCTCATTATAACTGCATCTCAACGTACTTTGCGAAAATCAAACGATTTTTAATGTGATATTCATACCCATATATCCAATCACAAAATCAATTGATAGCTTCAAACTACAGGGAGAAATGAAGGACATGTTACAAGTTAACGTTAAAATCCGTCcttttaaatttcaacattaCCTGTTTCACAAAGAGTTCCGTTGTAGCCCTGTGAGCATTTGCAGATAAACGCCTGGTACCCGTTATCGTGGCACTCACCGTGCACGCACGGGCGATGGGTGCAGTTGTCGCCATCTTGAAACGTAAAAAATGGAGGATAATAGTATGAACTTTTTGAAGACAGTATGTAACAATTAAAAAACGTTAATGCACGTTTGATAATTAGTTTGGAACATATGTTGACTTGCGGTTTATGGTCTCTGTGTGACGTACGCCTCAATGGCAATGGTTTCTCATGAAAACGGCGTTAAGAAATAATCATCGATGTCCCACTCCATTCAGTTGTTAAAAAGTTAGAATGCAATTTGAATTCAAAAGATCAatgtaatacattttcaaaaatatctttgtTACGCAGGTCATTTTCACATGACACAAAATGGCCTCACATGTTGATACATGCCATAGATTCAAAATAGTTGCTGGGAGAAAATGCAAAAGATTGCATTCATAGTAATTTACAATTGAAATTCAGTTCAGAATTAAGTGACTGCCATTGGCTGTTAAATTATAGTAAATATCGTTAATTTACTCCATCATCCAACGATTGAAAATCCCAATtatacaggatgaggtacccatgaCCCACAGTGTACAATTATTGAGCAATGAAGAATAACGAGTATGCCTAATGGCACAGCACAATGGCAGGGCTTTGATCTCATCATCCTCTAAACGGGAGTTCGTTATACTCTGGCAACATTCGGGTCTAGAGCTCACTATCCTTTGATCATGAGTTTGATACTCTAGTCATTAGGCcatgttcaattaaagtgaTGCGCTTAACAGCTATACGAAATACCAGGATGTACGATCATTTTAGGGAGATTATAAGGGCCAATTTTAACTGATCAAGACAAGATTATAACAAGTTATTAGCAAAATGATTTGTCAAACCGTTTCCGCCCATGAAAATCATGCGATTTGTGTTCTCAGAATCTTCGTCGATTCTAGTCGCCCATAGAACTAGTTCGTCAAATTTTCCCGTGGCGTGGTCGACTTTCGCCCCGGTGTCGTTCAGTCGACACCCTAGAGTGAGAGTATTCTCTGTAGCGGGCACTGCAGCTGGAATTCCCACCTGGTCTTCGCCGACAAGTTCACCATCAATGAATACCTGAAGAATTTGTGAAGTAGTGTAAGTACAAAGATCAGTCAATTGAACTTACTCCAGAATCCATAGAATGAAGATATATGATATGTTTAAAGTGCATGGATGTAAAGGTTTTAAGAATCGAACTTACAATTTTATATTCGGGAAGCCGATTTAAAATCTCTGCCACTTTGCCTCCTTTAACAATCGGCTTATTATTATAGTTTTATCCATTTCATTTCTCTACATGCCAGTGGTCCTTTTAAACTATCACAGTTCAGTTCAAAGTATATACCTCAATGCCAAGCGTCCTGTTCCATCGGAAAGCAACGTTTCTCCATATGTCGTGTTCTATTGGCTGCGTCAAGTTCACGCTCCAGGTCGTGGTGGCGTCCTTCAGCGACACGTGGAAGTTGGGACCATTCCGGGTGATGGTAAAGCCCTCCGACGAAGATGCGCCTGCATCGAACAGCCAGAAATGtcataatgtatcaatgtgAGCATGCTTTTCCATTGTTACAGttgatttagaaaaaaaagcACGAATGAAAAGTACCACATTAAAACCAGCGATAAAACACTGCACAAGCAAAGAGCAATTGACGAAAATGACTCACTTACGATACCGTACGCGTCAATAGACCTTTTCCTGGttatcccataatgcattgctgtggctgtatcaaacaccgtatacacactcaaaataacaaaaatgtaCTGATTTTGTGTGTACAGCGGattgttatacaagaatgacacaaattgaCAAAACGTGTATCCATCGATCGGCGATGAAAATATAGTGAGACCAGGGTTTAACCTTCCATAGtcttctatgagtaacatacgcTGCGTATACCCTgcggctaaaaagttctatgagGTACGTTTTGTATACCCtagcgcgcactgcatcatggaaccggcaAAAGCACCATGGCTGTCGCAATGTATATTCCTACTGATGGTGTACCTTGAAAATGCTCATTCAGATCCAGAATTCTCATTAAATTCTCATTAAAACACGaacataataaacaaacacCAAACGGGCCTCACAAACCTGAAGTAACGATAAACTGGCGTCCATGTTGATCGAGCTCTTCTTCGCTGAGTCGTATCCACAGTGCCACTGTCAGACCTGATGAACACAGCGACGGCCGACCGATGCAAGAACTTGACAAGTTCCCGAACTGAAGACAATCGTCGCCGCTTATTCGGACAGCCTTCCCGTCAATACCATAAGGGTAGGACTCGGAATAAGTGGCGTACGCTGCAAGTGTGGAATCGTTCTGGTAGTTCGGATAGTACGTCCCGGCATCGTTGGTATACGTGTGGTCGAGAGGCCAATACGACGAGCCGGCGATGGATGCGGTTGTGGCTTCGTATGATGTATCtgagaaacaacaacaacaataacaacaataacagcAACAATAACAAAACAATGATATTCAGGAATACGTAAGCAAATTGCAGTGGCCTCCATCGttgttgaaacattttattcACGTACCAAACTTCACAGTGTTTGTGTCATTTGTTTAACTTCTGGAAATTTGTTGTTTGTCAAGTTGACATCAGCAGTGCGCAATTTTTGCATTGATTGATGGTTACTTTGAAGacattgaaatttatcataggATTTTTCTACAGTAGGCATTTCTAAATATGCAAACAATTGATGGTGAAACCACGCCTTCGAACTTACTCTTTTCGCAGTCGTTACCGTAGTAGCCTCGTTCGCAGACACACGAATATCCGTTAACTTCGTCATTACATTCGCCGCGATTGCTGCAGGCGACGCTGATACAGTCATCAATATCTGAAAGACAGATGCGATTTCTATAACTGAGAATCAAGGAGTTTGAGTGAGCACACCTGAAAGTACACTGAACCATGTGCTATCTAATGGTAGAAATCAATTCTTGTTACAGTACAACCCCATGCCCCTATATAAAATGTTAAACTTTGTACTACAGATTATGAAAATTTAGGCGTAGCATTCATTGTCTTGCCGTGTAAGTCAGGAAACTCATATGAcatgtttgtaaaattgtttaagCCACTGTACATTTTGTAGTTTTCCATTAAAACGTCATCACGCGAACGGACCAATCATAGGCTACCGAAAATGAAATCTTTCTAGTTCACTATTAGGCAGAGTAAGTGCACTTGTTATTGTCAGCAGAAATCTAAACGGGCATGACccatcgggggggggggtcaagttCATTTTTCTGTAAACATACTGTAAATATTCaatgttgaattttgttttgaagagAATATGTAAATACTCAAGTTCGAATCATTAGTTTTGAGTATGTCACTTCAGATTTATTCCGCAGAAAATATATGATATCATCAGTATATTCTGTCGCGAATATTGTCTCAAGCGGCACTCACTGTCACATTGCGTGATACCGTCGCCAGAGTATCCCACTTTACAAGCACAGGTGAAACCGCCAATGGTATTGCTGCATTCTGCCACGTCATCAGATAAGCAGGTGTCTTCTTCGTCGGTGCATTCATCACTATCTGTAAAATGAATCGCATTTGTTCTGTTATCGGAAATCTATATTCACCTCATAACATCTGAACACCATTTCAAAACACCACCGACAGAgaaacttttttaatttttgaattgaaaatggaAAACGTAAAAAATTGTCCAGATAATACCAGTTTTTTGTCAGTCCTACCCGTGCAATTGATCCCATCGCCGGAAAAACCGTCAACGCAGGAGCATGAGAATGACCCAGCGTTGTTTGTGCAGGTGGCGTTGATGTGACAGTTGTGCGTTCCTAAGCTGCATTCGTCGTCATCTGTAGAGATGAAATGTATAGATCGGACAACTTTTATTTTTCGAACAGTCAGAACTGCAGTTACATAAATTGGTCCTTTCACCTTGCCTTAGAAaataattttgccaaaaaaaaaaaaaaatattgcaaatttccAGGTGCAAGTCTTGTTTTCACTATGAACACGTGTCATTGAAGTACAAAATGGATTCCAGCTAGTGAAGCTGTAAGTGAGAGAAGCTATCACACTCTTATACCAATATGCCCATAAATTCTGATTGGAGGGAGCCGCTTTCGACATGTAAAGTGCCCAGAGGAGAGCAAAACTACCACTCTTTACTGTCTGCTTAATTTCTGTCTCAAGCATAAAGATGCACAATTGACCCCAAATCATTTCACACTGTTTGTCTTAGTCACTACGGTCAGTTGTTGAAAACGGTCCAGAAACAAGAAcatatgtttgttttttgcttttCACATTTATAATGGCGACTGGAGTAATATCAAGACAAGTGATATCTTTGGCAATTTAAAAGGGAGGATCGCATCGTATGTTATTAAGTTTTCAGAAAAGTTCGAGAAGTACAAAGTAGAACACTATGTTAAGGACAGAATTTCCGGTTTGTCCAACTTACCGACCATGCAGTTGTCGCCAGAATATCCACTTCCGGTGCAATTACAAGTGTAAGAACTATTAGCGCCTCCGTTGTCGAGGCAGAAACCGCCATTTTGACATGGACTTGAGGAGCACGGTGATGGCGCTGTGATAGAAAAAGTTAAAATCCCGTAAATCAATAAATACTTTCCACATGTGTACTTGTATAAGGAATTCgaacttaaaatgtgaacttaaattttgtcaataatgGATCAAAATTGCAGCGAGTTCGGTTTGCAGTTACTTGCAGAGGAAAGACAACTTCTACACGCTAGACCATGTCGACCCCAGATTCGGTGCACTTTGTCCCTGGAGTATTAACGACACAATATGTGTTCTTTGTATAACATCCCCTCCCCAAAGAAACTCCAAAAACTGagaaattgccctaaaaattaTCCGACCTACCCAAGCTTGAAAAAGCTTGGCAGTGCCCGTTTAGTAATCCCTCCCCTAACAAATCTTTATttacaatatacacatttttgccAAGAGCCTCGTGTCAGCCTGTGAATGATACTTTATAGTGCAAAAGTAAAACGCACTTTTATTTTCGTTACAACTATGTCCCGCtttgaatgaaatgaaaacaaacaaacaaaaaaagaacaaatatacaaacaaacgAAGAATAGATATATGCTCGTGAAATAATGAGTCTTTGAATGATGAGAGTAAATCCTTTGAGTATAAGAGCAAACTTGAAGACGGCGTAATTCCTTTATTTGCACTTGATGCAGACAGCTTCCTCGGCTGTCGTTTGATACGACGATCACTTCATAAGGATAAACGTATGCGATTTCTTTCCGCTACTCGTTGCATTTTGAGGGCGCTACTCTACTGAATGTGATGTGGACTTCAAAACGAACTCATCAACCAAATGGTCTGTACACCCACCCGGTATATTATTCAgaaaggtcaatgagaggttgAACAGTTCGTTGAAAAGGTTAACACACTTAGCAGCAACTCAAGTAGTATAGCAGATCCAAATAAATACTGCTTTTAGACAAAACGTGACACAACTACAAGGACTGGCGGATGTCTTAAAATAACGAGTGACGACAAACAAAGACGAAGAAAACATACAACGATGTGAAGAACAAAAACCCCAAACCTCTCATTTGATGAGAAATGTTTCAATCTGGCGATCAAAAAGACATAAATTCCACTACAGCCTGAGGTTTTGAGATCATGGCTTCGTTTGCGAATCCGTTCTCGACTGTACGATCTTTATGTCGTCAAATGAGTGAGCCAGCATGTGTATCTTTAATGGAACGATTCGGCGTTAGAATCGTGATAACCTTCGACAGCTGGATAAATGATTCTTTATTTTCGCCTGTTTTGCTATTTTGGGTTTAAGGTTACTTCCGATTTGTGACACGAACAACCTTCAAAAATTTTCCCCAAACGTGCGAAATTTATGCTTTGTTGCCAAGGCGACTGCGCTCAATAAAGATACTGGGCCGATAAAAACCACCGGAAAGCTGCCAGAAGTGTTGACAGTCACGTGATGAACGGCAACGGAAGATTTGCGACAGTGGTTAAATCTCACTATGATTGAAAGGCTTCACTTGAACTAGGTTTTATCTTGCGACTTCTCAATCTAATTCAATTTTCCTTTCAAAGGGAAACCAGACGACTGGCTTGTGGAAGAAGGCACGTACTTGAACTATCATCTAGAGCTATGATACACAATTTACATGGTAAATTGGGGACATACGAAAGCTAATGACATGTTTAACCTTCATTGTGCAGACCGCGCGTCTTGAAACTTGAAACTGAACGTTTCGAACGTTTGTCCTTACTTTCGTGAAGAAAACTAGACAATTGCCGTGCATATAATCAATAGAAGAGTAAATAATTAGGGGTAACCGTAAAAAGTGGAGGATTACAGACACGAATTACCAAAAACCTATGTagtatatgaaattcaaaatggtagcTAACCTTAAGTTGATTGTAAAAacgaattttcgattttcataagACCAAGACGCTGCATACTTACGTCAAAGGATGCCAAATGAGTTCACATAAACTGCAGAAGGATAAGGAAATGATTGTAACAAATTTGAGCGCGTCGGAAAATCACTCCCGAGGAATATTCTAATAGTTATGATATTCTATTCTCTCTCCGTTATAGTCTATGAACTATTTTGAGTCTGGAAATAACTCAGTAGACGACACAAAAAAGGGTAGTTGACATTTTCGACGACATTGACATTTCACTACAGCAGTCACGTGATTAGTTTTCAGTCCTTTCCATTACCATTTGAAGGTTTGCCAACATgtcattgcaaaatcaaatcCATGTACGACGCAGAAAGGAGTTTGGTTAAGGCTGGAACGAAACTCTCACAGCAGCTATAGTTGAGAGTAACATTGAAGccgggctaatgtgcagcaccTCGGGAGCTGTTCTCCACTTGGTTGGCTGAATATCAGCAGCTGAAGCTAAACATACCATTGCGTTTAAGGAACTTATGTAAAGATGTCCCTCTGAGAATATCACGCAAATGCAGGAGTAAAAGTCAGAAACGCATCTTTGTTTGAGAAATTTACGTAGTTTATTTCTGCTCCTAAACTGAAAGTAACAACTTTAACTATTTCACAAGGAACTTTACAACAAATGTGTACAAGAAGGCGTTACATTTTATTACACAGTATGATATACTCATCGCAGTTTAAACTCTGCCTATACAACATGAAAAAATATTGCCCATATTATAGATGTGTTCTAGGGTTATAACATTTCCTTAACTAAGAAAAAAGTGAAATAGAGTATAAACATTTAAATCATGCCGAAATTTTTTCTCTTAATCAACTCATGGAATGTGTAGCAGGAAAGTATTATTCTGCCCTCTTAGGTTCATGTAAGTCACCTTGAAGTATTTCAGCGTGTAAATAATTTAGTGCGTATTTGGCAAATAATTATCAAACTTCctcttcctcttcctcctcctcatcatcgTAATCTTCATCTTCATCGTATTCTTCGTCGTCATCGTAACTGCCTTCGTCGTCTTCGTCGCTGTAGTATTCTTCATCTTCGTCATCGTAGCCCTCGTTCTCCTCGCCGTAATCCGGTTCACCAGGATCGTACTCTTCTTCCTCGTCGGCAATCACGCCGAGCCCGGACAGCTGACTGACGCTCCTCGCTTCTTTTTTGCTGGTTTTACTTCCGGGTCGACCTACAGTGTTACTTCCGGGTCGACTACCAGTGTTACTTCCGGGTCGACTACTAGCTGTGCTACCAGGACGACTAGCGTCGCCTCTCTGGCTACTCGTTCTGCTTCCGGGTCTGCTAGTGTTCCTTCTCTGATTGCTAGTGCTGCTTCCCGGGCGACTGGTGCCGCTAACTCTGCTGCCGGGCCGACTCGCATCACCACTAGTGCTCCGAGGTCTGCTACCGGATCTGTTGCTAGTGTTGCTCTTGGGTCTGCTATCTGCTCTGCTACCTGCCCTGCTACTCGAAACACTTCTGCGGCTCTGCCCCGAGGTTGTCGACTGACGGCTGTCACTGCGACTTTTAGGGCGTTGCTTTTCAAAGGTTATCATTGTCTTTTTCTCGAAGTCCGTCTTCTCTTGTTTTTTACCTTGTTGACCCATTTTGCCCTTACTTTTAAGCCACGCCTCTCCCCTGGTCCTCATCAAGTAAGCCTTTACAAATTCGTCCGGTTCTTCTTGAACCGGCTTCGTCGGACTCGGAGAGCGGGCACTGCGTGCGCTCTCCGTGCGGCTATCAGGCGTGCCGTCGCGACTGCCTGGGGATTCCAGCTTCTTCCGGAGCTCTTCCATAAACTCCTCTGCATCTTCAGGGTTGCCATAGATACCTCTGTTTCGTTGACCAGCAGACCTCCGTTTGCCGTAGTCGTCATCGAAATCTATGTCCCTGGTGGTAATGGTGGTAGTGTTGCTCTGCACATGAGATACAAATTAAAACgcgattttaacaaaaattttgAACTGGAATATTAATGCCCTCTGAAAGAGGCATGTTTTCTAgtgttataaattaatggacgACGGCAAGTTTACTTTATACTTCTCAAATCACGCCCCCTCCACTTCAGTCGAGCATTTGATGCCAGGACCGTGGTTTAAATCAAACATGCTAACCACCTCTGGTTCTATCAACATCTCTTACGACGAGAAGATCATAAATCAAGAATGTTATACGGCGAGACTAGCTGGCTGTACAACCTGCGCATGGCTATGCTCAAATGCTATCGAGAGCACATGTAGGGTAGGTGTAAGGGAAATGCATGATTGTACGACCAACGAGGGTTTATGAGAACTTCCATAATGTTtaagagataaaaaaaaatcattacaaagCTCTTTATTAGAAGTCGTTCTATTTAGTTATTGTTTCGGCCCATTTTCAAGTTTTTCGTGGTTCTCTCTGAGCTACTTTTCTCAAATTATGCCATGTTCTGTATCTGATTTTGGCGCTGCTTGAAGTTTTGTTATTGTATGCATGTGTTTCATTTTCTGtttgatagttttttttttagttccaattttttgtttaaatgttTGACTTTGTTGTACCATATTTATACGTGCAATGCTTGAAAACCCATTTATGGATACACtgatttaaagaaataaaacgTAAATGTACTGCAATATGatgtaattttaatgtaatgTGTAATGTAATCTAATCTAATGGATGTGATGCAATGCGATGTGATGCAGTGTAATGTTATATAATCTAATGTAATGTAAATCAATGACCAATATCTCACCAAGTTTGTTTCTGGTCGAGATCCGTATTCGGAATTCCACTCATCCCACTCATCTTCGTCAGAATAGTAATCTTCAAGTGTTAgcgctgaaagaatttttttttgattgaaattAAATGTGCAAGAAAATATCACATATGTCGCATAATAAAGCTAATTAAGACAAGTGTAATATTTCGTTTCCATCTCGTTTTCTAAAAAAAGCAAATCCACTGTCAGCTGGTACGAATGATCTGTATTATTACCCAATGTACAGACGCATAAAaactatgtctgtctgtctgtctgtctgtctgtctgtctgtctgtccgacCATCTGTCCCCTCTCTCCATTAATTAATTCGCCAATGGACTGACCGTCAGTCAGACTTATCTCTGTGTTCTAATTTAAATAATATACAATGTATTCTCTGTTGTTAAATCATAGCTCATGCATTAGTGATCTAACTGTGTAAGATAATTACGCAAGTGTTAAGTGTTAATTAGCCGAAGTGATCACTTACTGGAATCGGCTCTGCTTATGGACGACACGGGACGCTCATCCTGCTGTGATAacgacaaatatgtaaatttacaatgTCAGTCAAAGAGACTAAATTCATTGTCATCATACTAGATTTTACATCTGATGTAAACAACAGTCAACAGGGTTTTCATGATCAATGTGCAAATATAAAGtgataaaaagatgcaaaaacAGAGAATGACGAATTTAAATGTCATCTCATTATCAAAATCGTATCAGTTTAGTGCACAATTCTAGAGTCACGTCGTCCGATATAGGTTGTATGACTTCATTTAGAGTCCCACA
Proteins encoded in this window:
- the LOC139147018 gene encoding fibropellin-1-like — protein: MKRRSFLLSICQLLLLPCLWLSPATPSDPTTVAPASGSPLENTVTSAAPALAVSTNSNSPSNAAKSTPAPSTLTRTATNSVAMTTDITENSPSPCSSSPCQNGGFCLDNGGANSSYTCNCTGSGYSGDNCMVDDDECSLGTHNCHINATCTNNAGSFSCSCVDGFSGDGINCTDSDECTDEEDTCLSDDVAECSNTIGGFTCACKVGYSGDGITQCDNIDDCISVACSNRGECNDEVNGYSCVCERGYYGNDCEKNTSYEATTASIAGSSYWPLDHTYTNDAGTYYPNYQNDSTLAAYATYSESYPYGIDGKAVRISGDDCLQFGNLSSSCIGRPSLCSSGLTVALWIRLSEEELDQHGRQFIVTSGASSSEGFTITRNGPNFHVSLKDATTTWSVNLTQPIEHDIWRNVAFRWNRTLGIEVFIDGELVGEDQVGIPAAVPATENTLTLGCRLNDTGAKVDHATGKFDELVLWATRIDEDSENTNRMIFMGGNDGDNCTHRPCVHGECHDNGYQAFICKCSQGYNGTLCETEIDECASNPCQNGASCHDRKGFYYCECAFAFTGVSCQIDMTPNYNFSNILEVLPSDLVGQTICK